One window of Bacteroides sp. AN502(2024) genomic DNA carries:
- a CDS encoding RagB/SusD family nutrient uptake outer membrane protein, which translates to MKLKQYISLLLVLLSAGMTSSCTDWLDEQPKDKQSELQQFATKEGFQAAVNGIYNRMSGSSLYGSTLSYSMIDLLGQRYTVEQASEESYYKYLRALTEWNYSDETVIATLGSTWGEAYQTIMNINVILENLEKDAAEQHTLPQTEYKMLKGEMLAARAMLHFDMLRLFGPIYSKHPEERGVPYNQSTKTEILPILTAEDVLSNYILRDLTEAEKLLLDSDPVITEGPRAVYDEITMDNSMRYRQLRLNYYATVLLTARAYLWKGDYTNALTEAKKLTDDPKVRTFFPKVNPGTLLGNSSDPDRMFSTESLFGFYNADRKLIYNYTFGGEDTGKRLLIPRPNYVKALLFNGETQDYRCQSQWDNGTTLDGTPSDRFTKFKEITDNQQKDDTEDIDGTAALRKQKFYATFCSLIKLSEAYYIAAEAMGNSTSPEYNLTAAWNYLNTIRADRGIPAKSGNESQLTDLITKEYIREFIGEGQIFFYFKRLNKGFDNDYNGRQEMKVMTAPEVEIFPGWVIPAEYSYKDDATDEEKEKRFVLPLPKNELDNR; encoded by the coding sequence ATGAAACTGAAACAATACATTTCATTACTTTTGGTTCTGTTGTCGGCAGGAATGACCAGCAGCTGCACCGACTGGTTGGACGAACAACCGAAAGACAAACAAAGCGAACTGCAACAGTTTGCCACCAAAGAAGGCTTCCAAGCTGCCGTGAACGGCATCTATAACCGGATGAGCGGAAGTTCGCTTTACGGCTCCACTCTTTCTTACAGCATGATCGACCTGCTGGGACAACGCTACACCGTCGAGCAGGCATCCGAAGAGAGCTACTATAAATACCTACGGGCATTGACCGAATGGAATTATTCCGACGAGACGGTCATCGCCACTCTCGGCTCTACCTGGGGGGAAGCATACCAAACGATTATGAACATCAACGTTATCCTGGAAAACCTCGAGAAGGATGCCGCCGAGCAACATACGCTTCCGCAAACAGAGTACAAAATGCTCAAAGGCGAGATGCTGGCAGCGCGTGCCATGCTTCATTTCGACATGCTGCGTCTGTTTGGTCCCATCTATAGCAAACATCCCGAAGAAAGAGGCGTCCCCTACAACCAAAGTACGAAAACAGAGATTCTGCCCATCCTGACAGCCGAGGATGTACTCAGCAACTACATCCTGCGCGATCTCACCGAAGCGGAAAAACTGTTGCTCGACTCGGATCCCGTAATCACCGAAGGACCGAGAGCCGTATATGACGAAATTACCATGGACAACTCCATGCGCTACAGGCAGTTGCGGTTGAACTATTACGCCACCGTATTGCTGACCGCACGCGCCTATCTTTGGAAAGGAGACTACACCAATGCCCTCACAGAAGCCAAGAAGCTGACAGACGACCCGAAAGTAAGGACTTTCTTCCCGAAAGTAAATCCGGGTACCCTGCTGGGTAACTCATCCGATCCGGACCGCATGTTTTCTACCGAATCACTGTTCGGCTTTTACAACGCCGACCGCAAGCTGATTTATAATTATACCTTCGGAGGAGAAGACACCGGCAAGCGACTGTTGATTCCGCGCCCCAACTACGTGAAGGCACTCTTATTCAACGGTGAGACACAAGACTACCGCTGCCAGTCGCAATGGGATAATGGAACGACATTGGACGGAACTCCATCCGACAGATTCACCAAATTCAAAGAGATCACAGATAATCAACAAAAAGACGATACCGAAGACATCGATGGAACCGCCGCACTGAGAAAGCAGAAGTTCTATGCAACGTTCTGCTCACTTATCAAATTGAGCGAAGCGTATTACATCGCTGCCGAAGCAATGGGAAACAGCACGTCACCGGAATACAACCTTACCGCGGCATGGAATTATCTCAATACGATACGCGCAGATAGAGGAATACCTGCCAAATCAGGAAATGAAAGCCAACTGACCGATCTCATCACCAAAGAATACATACGCGAGTTTATCGGCGAAGGACAAATATTCTTCTACTTCAAACGTCTGAACAAAGGATTCGACAACGATTACAATGGAAGGCAGGAAATGAAAGTGATGACTGCCCCGGAAGTAGAGATATTCCCCGGTTGGGTCATCCCGGCAGAATACAGCTATAAAGACGATGCCACCGATGAAGAAAAAGAGAAGAGATTCGTATTGCCATTGCCTAAAAATGAATTGGATAACCGTTAA
- a CDS encoding DUF4843 domain-containing protein: protein MKNKWILAAMGLSALFVSCQQEKIDAYEMDESKIYFQTHSFSGANGAEGYSTTTSFSFMSYPLSFQDVVFRGTVQLLGEVKDYDRSIRVVVDEEETTMAPEGYEIDLDTLKIKAGTNKGEVGVRFFRTESILEKPDTLVLRLEENEHFHVLQTYKSSNVWDNTTAGNLDGSRYTFVISEVYTRPNSWSQVQAYFGDWSRVRHSFIDSFFGFSKNDWDFWGSGTMSAGKMPFYARELQKELQRRADAGEPVYDGVDEEGNPRPMQLPPAYRVNY, encoded by the coding sequence ATGAAAAATAAATGGATATTAGCAGCGATGGGGCTATCTGCCCTTTTCGTTTCCTGTCAGCAGGAAAAAATAGACGCATACGAAATGGATGAAAGCAAGATCTATTTCCAGACCCACTCTTTCTCCGGTGCCAATGGAGCGGAGGGATACTCAACAACTACCTCTTTCTCCTTCATGAGCTATCCGCTGAGTTTTCAAGACGTAGTTTTTCGAGGCACAGTGCAACTGCTGGGCGAAGTGAAAGATTACGATCGCTCCATACGGGTCGTAGTAGACGAAGAGGAAACGACCATGGCGCCAGAAGGGTACGAAATCGATCTGGATACGCTGAAAATTAAGGCAGGAACCAATAAAGGAGAGGTCGGTGTACGTTTCTTCCGCACGGAAAGTATTCTGGAAAAGCCGGATACTTTGGTATTGCGGCTCGAAGAAAACGAACACTTCCATGTGTTGCAAACATATAAATCGAGCAACGTATGGGACAATACCACTGCCGGAAACCTCGATGGAAGCCGTTATACATTCGTTATCAGTGAAGTCTATACACGTCCCAATAGCTGGAGCCAGGTGCAAGCCTATTTCGGTGACTGGTCCCGTGTCCGCCATTCGTTCATCGACAGTTTCTTCGGATTCAGTAAGAATGATTGGGACTTTTGGGGAAGCGGCACAATGTCTGCCGGAAAAATGCCTTTTTACGCGCGCGAACTACAGAAAGAACTGCAAAGACGAGCCGATGCCGGTGAACCCGTTTACGATGGAGTGGATGAGGAAGGCAACCCACGTCCTATGCAACTGCCGCCCGCCTACCGCGTGAATTATTAA
- a CDS encoding PKD-like family lipoprotein codes for MNKLQYIARNIAACLCLLPMLLACSDDKGNYTYQEKTLITIEGIPEQKEYLSGVDYLDLKPIITSNIEGEITGDNPNFEFLYQKKDSEGNWKNICGEKDLHMLMNFASGSHICRYIVTDKRTGVQTLQLFYVSSQTITSEGWMVLCNEGEEERVRLDMLSQISAGRVIPTHDIALKGEDVPEMYHATQLGYFNSNWDGNVIALLSQTDAYTIKTSDEKGRNEFITIQDLHKLTNAHFLSAVSDPIVYLSSVVGTGTARRPDAAICISDKGNAYAWNTSMQYTGFESLINTSVRGGNAEFHVAPFVGSSPLRPTGQTVAVALLYDIDNCRFIGWVGDSEANKQVCRPLEDPANKLFNFNTGGMQLVCMLNVPTSNGMTYCIMQDGTKRHLYCINVSTKEFTQERCCENIQAPNFDKATCFAANLYPVIYYGYRNKVYAYNYATEETKEIITLDANEEVTMLKFNRFDYPPGIDGFSSRGSEMKAIYKEREKELIVGSYNNAATDNNGGTLSFYTVDDSNSGMTVTLKKDVDEDGAERIWKYGGYAKIKDVRYKEPQ; via the coding sequence ATGAATAAATTACAATACATAGCCCGAAACATCGCAGCATGTCTGTGCCTATTGCCGATGCTGCTTGCCTGTTCCGATGACAAGGGAAACTATACCTATCAAGAGAAGACCCTCATCACGATAGAAGGCATTCCCGAACAGAAAGAGTATCTGTCGGGGGTCGACTATCTCGACCTGAAACCCATCATCACTTCCAACATAGAAGGAGAGATCACCGGAGACAACCCCAACTTCGAATTTCTCTACCAGAAAAAAGATTCGGAAGGTAACTGGAAAAACATCTGCGGAGAGAAAGACCTCCACATGCTGATGAATTTCGCGTCAGGCTCACATATCTGCCGTTACATTGTAACAGATAAACGAACGGGAGTGCAGACTTTGCAACTATTCTACGTCAGCTCGCAAACCATCACATCCGAAGGATGGATGGTGCTCTGCAACGAAGGCGAAGAGGAACGTGTACGCCTGGATATGCTCTCACAGATCTCGGCGGGACGCGTCATTCCCACGCACGATATTGCTCTAAAAGGGGAAGATGTTCCCGAAATGTATCACGCTACCCAACTGGGGTATTTCAACAGTAATTGGGACGGAAATGTTATCGCTCTTCTATCCCAAACGGATGCTTATACCATCAAAACATCCGATGAGAAGGGAAGAAACGAATTTATAACAATTCAAGATCTTCACAAACTGACCAACGCGCACTTCCTAAGTGCAGTTTCCGATCCTATCGTTTATCTTTCATCTGTAGTAGGTACAGGCACCGCTCGACGTCCAGATGCAGCCATCTGCATATCAGACAAAGGAAACGCATATGCGTGGAATACTTCTATGCAATACACAGGTTTCGAATCTCTCATCAACACCTCTGTACGCGGTGGTAATGCAGAATTCCATGTGGCTCCGTTTGTCGGAAGCAGCCCACTACGTCCTACCGGACAAACTGTTGCTGTCGCCCTACTATACGACATCGACAATTGCCGCTTTATCGGCTGGGTGGGAGACAGCGAAGCAAACAAACAAGTATGTAGACCACTCGAAGACCCTGCGAACAAGCTGTTCAACTTCAACACAGGTGGTATGCAGTTAGTATGCATGCTCAATGTGCCCACTTCAAACGGTATGACCTATTGCATCATGCAGGACGGAACCAAACGCCATTTGTATTGCATCAATGTCTCTACTAAGGAGTTTACACAAGAAAGATGTTGTGAGAACATCCAAGCACCAAATTTCGACAAAGCAACTTGTTTTGCGGCAAATCTCTATCCGGTGATTTATTACGGCTATCGCAACAAGGTATATGCTTACAACTACGCCACCGAAGAAACCAAAGAAATCATCACGCTTGATGCGAACGAGGAGGTGACGATGCTTAAATTCAACCGTTTCGACTATCCGCCGGGCATAGATGGATTTAGCTCAAGGGGTAGTGAGATGAAAGCCATCTACAAAGAACGAGAGAAAGAACTGATTGTCGGCTCATATAATAACGCTGCCACCGACAATAATGGTGGAACACTCAGTTTCTACACGGTGGATGACAGTAACAGCGGTATGACAGTGACTCTGAAGAAAGACGTAGATGAGGATGGAGCAGAACGTATCTGGAAATACGGTGGTTATGCAAAGATAAAAGATGTACGCTATAAGGAACCTCAATAA
- the lpdA gene encoding dihydrolipoyl dehydrogenase, translated as MKYQVIVIGGGPAGYTAAEAAGKAGLSVLLIEKNSLGGVCLNEGCIPTKTLLYSAKTYDSAKHALKYAVHVPEVSFDLAKIIARKSKVVRKLVLGVKAKLTAGNVTVVSGEAQIIDKNTVRCGEEIYEGENLILCTGSETFIPPIPGIDTVNYWTHREALENKKLPASLVIVGGGVIGMEFASFFNSLGVQVTVIEMMDEILGGMDKELSALLRADYTNRGVEFLLSTKVVGLSQTEEGVVVSYENAEGSGSVAAEQLLMSVGRRPVTKGFGLENLNLEKTERGAIKVNEKMRTSVPGVYVCGDLTGFSLLAHTAIREAEVAVQTILGKEDAMSYRAIPGVVYTNPEIAGVGETEESASAKGITYQVRKLPMAYSGRFVAENEGVNGVCKVLVDERERVIGAHVLGNPASEIITLAGTAIELGLTATQWKKIVFPHPTVGEIFREVL; from the coding sequence ATGAAATATCAGGTGATTGTTATCGGTGGCGGTCCTGCGGGATATACAGCTGCCGAAGCTGCCGGTAAAGCCGGTTTGAGCGTATTGCTTATCGAGAAGAATAGTTTGGGTGGGGTTTGTTTGAATGAAGGATGCATTCCCACAAAGACGTTGTTGTATTCGGCGAAGACTTATGACAGCGCAAAGCATGCGTTGAAGTATGCGGTTCATGTACCGGAAGTTTCTTTCGATTTGGCAAAGATAATAGCTCGTAAGAGTAAGGTGGTGCGTAAATTGGTGCTGGGAGTGAAAGCGAAGTTGACCGCCGGCAATGTTACGGTTGTATCGGGAGAAGCACAGATTATCGATAAAAATACGGTTCGTTGCGGTGAGGAGATTTACGAAGGAGAGAATCTGATTTTGTGTACAGGTTCGGAAACCTTTATTCCTCCCATTCCGGGAATAGACACGGTAAATTACTGGACACACAGGGAGGCGTTGGAGAATAAAAAACTGCCTGCTTCTTTGGTGATTGTCGGCGGCGGAGTGATTGGAATGGAATTTGCATCGTTCTTCAATAGCCTGGGAGTGCAGGTGACGGTAATTGAGATGATGGATGAAATTCTGGGTGGAATGGATAAGGAGCTTTCCGCTTTGCTGCGTGCGGATTATACGAATCGAGGCGTTGAATTCTTGCTTAGCACGAAAGTGGTCGGCTTGTCGCAAACGGAAGAAGGTGTCGTTGTTTCTTATGAAAATGCAGAAGGAAGTGGAAGTGTGGCAGCGGAGCAGTTGCTGATGAGTGTCGGTCGTCGTCCTGTGACGAAAGGTTTCGGACTTGAAAACTTGAATTTGGAGAAGACGGAGCGTGGTGCCATCAAAGTGAATGAGAAGATGCGGACTTCTGTGCCCGGCGTCTATGTCTGTGGTGATTTGACAGGTTTCTCCTTGTTGGCCCATACAGCCATCCGCGAAGCCGAGGTTGCCGTACAGACTATTCTCGGAAAAGAAGATGCCATGAGTTATCGTGCCATTCCGGGCGTTGTCTATACCAATCCGGAGATTGCGGGAGTGGGCGAAACGGAAGAGTCGGCTTCTGCCAAAGGTATTACTTATCAAGTGAGGAAGCTTCCGATGGCTTACTCCGGTCGTTTTGTGGCAGAGAATGAAGGCGTGAACGGTGTCTGCAAAGTGTTGGTGGATGAGCGGGAGCGGGTGATTGGAGCTCATGTGTTGGGTAATCCCGCTTCGGAGATTATCACTCTTGCAGGAACTGCCATTGAACTGGGATTGACAGCCACACAATGGAAGAAAATCGTCTTCCCGCATCCTACGGTGGGTGAGATATTCCGTGAAGTGCTGTAG